The uncultured Desulfuromonas sp. genome contains the following window.
GGCTTTTTCAAGGGCAAAAACGCCTTCACTGGGTACCACCTGATCCTGACCGCCCATCATCAGTAAAATGGCGCGCGGACTGATGTCGCCGATACAGTGCAGCGGAGCCACTGCGGCGCTGTTGAATTTAAGTTGGCGCTGGGCAAAAAAATTGATCAGTGGTGCAAAAGGATAGGCTGGCAGTCCGGTAAATCGCTTGACGCTAAGATTGATGGTATGGGCGATGGAGGCGTAGGGGGACTGGGCAACAACCGCTGAGATGCGTGGATCACGGGCGGTATAACACAGGGCCAAGGCGCCACCCATGGAATTGCCGAACAGACCAATGGCCTGGTTGGGGTGTTGGCTGAGGATGAACTCGACCGCGGCATCAAGGTCCTGCCATTCGTGGTAACCAAAACTGATCAGTTCGCCGCTGCTGTGGCCATGGCTGCGCAGGTCCGGCAGCAGTACGCCGTAGCCGTAGCGCTCCAGCATGGCGGCAATCGGAATCATTTCACTGCAATCCATCTTGTAGCCGTGACACAGGATGATGGTTGCTCCATTGGTGCCGGGACGGTACAGTGCCGACAGTGTCTCGCCATCCACCGTGGTTAATTCAATGGTGTGGGCATCCAGGCGATGGATTTCAAGCTGTTGCAGCGGATGCAAATCCGGGGTTTCGATATAGCGTTGCTGACGCTTTTGCCAGGAGTTGCGTGTCATTTTGCGGGCCTGGCGCCAAGAGATAACCAAAATGACGGCGATGGCCATGAGGACAATGATCAGCAAGAAAGGCAGTAATGAAAGAAAAATGTGCATTCTTTAGTATAGCCTGAATTTGTACATGAATCGACGGCAAATAGCACGCCCCTCTGAATGATCTCAGGCGCTGAAACATCGCCATAAATTCATCTGATGATATCCTCTATTGGCGAAGCACGGAAAAATCCGTACAATGCGGTTTTGCCAAAAGTCATTGATCCCTTTGGGCAACTATGGTTTTGAAACGGGCGCTTATAAAAACATCAAGTGGATCTTTTTGAATAACAGGAGTCTGTGTGTATGAGTGAAGACAGTAAAAAAATTATTTACAGCATGATGAAGGTCAGCAAAAGCTACAACAAGCAGCCCGTCATCAAGGATATCTCGTTGTCCTATTTTTACGGTGCCAAGATCGGTGTTCTGGGTCTTAACGGTTCCGGCAAAAGTAGCCTGCTGCGTATCATGGCCGGTGTGGACAAAGATTTTAACGGCGAAGCCGTCTTATCCGAAGGCTATTCTGTCGGTTACCTCGAGCAGGAACCGCAGTTGGATGACAGCAAAACCGTGCGTCAGGTGGTGGAAGAGGGTGTTCAGGAGACCGTTGACCTGCTCAAGGAGTTTGAAGAGATCAACCTCAAATTTGCCGAACCCATGGACGATGACGCCATGACTGCTCTGTGTGACCGGCAAGCTCAGGTGCAGGATAAGCTCGATGCGTTGGATGCCTGGGATCTCGATTCCCGTCTCGATCTGGCCATGGACGCGTTGCGCTGCCCACCGGCCGATGCCAATGTTAATGTTTTGTCCGGTGGCGAACGGCGCCGGGTGGCTCTGTGCCGCCTGCTGCTGCAGAAACCGGATATCCTGTTGCTTGATGAGCCCACCAACCATCTCGATGCCGAGACCGTGGCCTGGCTTGAGCAACATCTGCAACGCTACGAAGGCACGGTCATTGCCGTGACTCACGATCGTTACTTCCTTGACAATGTTGCCGGATGGATTCTTGAACTGGATCGTGGACATGGCATCCCCTGGAAAGGCAATTATTCCTCGTGGCTGGATCAGAAGCAAAAGCGTCTTCAGAATGAGGAAAAAGCGGAATCGGCCCGCCAGCGGACCCTGCAGCGTGAGCTGGAGTGGATCAACATGTCACCCAAGGGGCGCCACGCCAAGAGCAAGGCCCGCATCAGTTCCTATGAAAAACTGCTCGACGAGGGGGGCGACAGCCAGACCCGTGATCTGGAGATCTATATTCCGCCCGGACAGCGTCTCGGTGATATCGTTATCGAAGCGGATCACGTGCAAAAGGCTTTTGATGGTCGTCTGCTCATGGAGGATATGAACTTCAAATTGCCGCGTGGTGGTATTGTCGGGGTGATTGGTCCCAATGGTGCCGGTAAAACAACTCTGATGCGCATGTTTACCGGTCAGGAACAGCCGGACAGCGGCACCCTGACACTGGGCAGTACCGTTCAACTCGGTTATGTCGATCAAAGCCGCGATACTCTCGACGGCGACAAAAATATCTGGGAAGAGATCAGCGGCGGTCAGGATATGATGATGCTCGGCACCCGCGAGGTGAATTCCCGTGCCTATGTGGCACGCTTCAACTTTTCCGGCAGCGACCAGCAGAAAAAGGTTGGTACCCTGTCCGGTGGTGAGCGCAACCGGGTCCATCTGGCCAAGATACTCAGTGGTGGTGCCAACGTGCTGCTGCTTGATGAACCAACCAATGATCTCGATGTTAACACCATGCGTGCTCTTGAAGAGGCGTTGGAGAGTTTTGCCGGGTGTGCGGTGGTGATCAGCCATGATCGCTGGTTTCTTGACCGCATTGCCACCCATATGCTCGCTTTTGAAGGCGACAGTCAAGTGGTGTGGTACGAGGGCAATTACAGCGAATACGAGGAGGATCGTCGTAAGCGGCTGGGCCGCGATGCTGATCAACCGCATCGTATTCGTTATCGCGATCTGACGCGTGCCTGATTGAGAACTTTTCGTTCTGTATTGAAGAAGCCCCGACCTGTTGGCCGGGGCTTTTTTTGTGTGGACTTGGGGGATTTGTTGAGGTGATTTGTATTTCAAGGTCAAGGTCAAGGTCGCCGGGTCTCGTCCCGGCAGCCGACATCCTTTTGACTGGCCGCTCAAAAGGATGCAAAAACCAGCTTGAACACCTCCAGAACCTGGATTTACCGACACTGTGTCTGCTTCCGTGATGCTTCACAGATTCGGCTCGCCGCCCTTTAGGTCGGCGAATCGTGCAACTCATCAGCTTTGGCGTAAAACGTTGATAACAATCATCAGTCGCGCTCTATCTCTGGTGTGGCACCGATCAAACGGGCGGGACGGTGCCCGCCCTGCAGTGGTGTGTTATTAAGCAGCCCAGCTCTCCCGTTCAGCAGCGCCGAACGAAGAGAACGGTCACCGCGATGGTTGTCGGCAACCTGTTTGAGGACTGATGCAGACCGGGCGAGTTTTGCCGACATCGCGGTGTCAGAGAATAGAGAGAGGGAACCCGATAGAGTGCAATGGGGTTGTTATGAATCAGAAGAACGAGAGGTGTTGCGTGAGATTTTTTGCGTCAGCAAGGCAGAGGGAGGAGCTATAGTCGTTCTATGGCGACGACCGATAACGCGGCTGACGTGAAAAAGATCCGCAACAACTCCGTGAAGGCTGATTGATGACAACCCCTTGGGAGTCGATTTTGCGCCCCTTTTGTCGACGCAAAAGGGGTCTGATGAGATGGTCTCCCCCCGCTTTCAAAATACGGCATCTGTGTGCCATGATGGGTTATCGATTATCCATCAACGAAATGCGAGGAGGAGACCACCATGAAGATTAGTACAGTCGGGCTGGACTTGGCAAAGAATGTTTTCCATGTTGTCGGCTTTGATCACGTTGGCAAGCAG
Protein-coding sequences here:
- the ettA gene encoding energy-dependent translational throttle protein EttA, whose protein sequence is MSEDSKKIIYSMMKVSKSYNKQPVIKDISLSYFYGAKIGVLGLNGSGKSSLLRIMAGVDKDFNGEAVLSEGYSVGYLEQEPQLDDSKTVRQVVEEGVQETVDLLKEFEEINLKFAEPMDDDAMTALCDRQAQVQDKLDALDAWDLDSRLDLAMDALRCPPADANVNVLSGGERRRVALCRLLLQKPDILLLDEPTNHLDAETVAWLEQHLQRYEGTVIAVTHDRYFLDNVAGWILELDRGHGIPWKGNYSSWLDQKQKRLQNEEKAESARQRTLQRELEWINMSPKGRHAKSKARISSYEKLLDEGGDSQTRDLEIYIPPGQRLGDIVIEADHVQKAFDGRLLMEDMNFKLPRGGIVGVIGPNGAGKTTLMRMFTGQEQPDSGTLTLGSTVQLGYVDQSRDTLDGDKNIWEEISGGQDMMMLGTREVNSRAYVARFNFSGSDQQKKVGTLSGGERNRVHLAKILSGGANVLLLDEPTNDLDVNTMRALEEALESFAGCAVVISHDRWFLDRIATHMLAFEGDSQVVWYEGNYSEYEEDRRKRLGRDADQPHRIRYRDLTRA
- a CDS encoding alpha/beta fold hydrolase, which translates into the protein MHIFLSLLPFLLIIVLMAIAVILVISWRQARKMTRNSWQKRQQRYIETPDLHPLQQLEIHRLDAHTIELTTVDGETLSALYRPGTNGATIILCHGYKMDCSEMIPIAAMLERYGYGVLLPDLRSHGHSSGELISFGYHEWQDLDAAVEFILSQHPNQAIGLFGNSMGGALALCYTARDPRISAVVAQSPYASIAHTINLSVKRFTGLPAYPFAPLINFFAQRQLKFNSAAVAPLHCIGDISPRAILLMMGGQDQVVPSEGVFALEKAAGDPVELWFDEQLDHVEFYHQHPQEFEQRVTRFFDRTLHDTSASRHSQ